One Buteo buteo chromosome 4, bButBut1.hap1.1, whole genome shotgun sequence DNA segment encodes these proteins:
- the PMPCB gene encoding mitochondrial-processing peptidase subunit beta isoform X3 has translation MAASTAGLAARRLFLPWSARLVRASGSGDRCVHVGTGRLRASKAATEVILNVPETRVSPLENGLQVASEDSGLSTCTVGLWIDAGSRYENEKNNGTAHFLEHMAFKGTKKRSQLDLELEIENMGAHLNAYTSREQTVYYAKAFSKDLPRAVEILADIIQNSTLGEAEIERERGVILREMQEVETNLQEVVFDYLHATAYQKTALGRTILGPTENIKSINRNDLVEYITTHYKGPRMVLAAAGGVSHDELLDLAKCHFGNLPSAPEGGLPPLPPCSFTGSEIRIRDDKMPLAHIAIAVEAAGWSHPDTIPLMVANTLIGNWDRSFGGGVQNLSSKLAQIACHGNLCHSFQSFNTCYTDTGLWGLYMVCEPSTIQDMVHFVQREWIRLCTSVTENEVARAKNLLKTNMLLQLDGSTPICEDIGRQMLCYKRRIPIPELEARIEAIDAQTIREVCTKYIYDKHPAVAAVGPIEQLPEYNKICSGMYWLRSTCVWDLLELQV, from the exons ATGGCTGCGTCTACAGCTGGCTTAGCGGCTCGGCGGCTTTTCCTGCCTTGGTCTGCTCGCCTTGTGCGAGCGTCCGGCTCGGGGGACCGG tGTGTGCATGTTGGAACAGGCAGGCTTAGAGCTTCCAAAGCAGCAACAGAAGTAATCTTAAATGTTCCTGAAACTAGGGTGAGTCCTTTGGAAAACGGCTTGCAAGTAGCTTCCGAAGACTCTGGACTCTCAACGTGCACA gTTGGACTTTGGATTGATGCTGGAAGCAggtatgaaaatgaaaagaacaatgGAACTGCTCACTTCCTTGAGCATATGGCTTTCAAG ggAACAAAAAAGAGATCTCAGTTAGACCTTGAACTAGAGATTGAGAACATGGGAGCTCATCTGAATGCATATACATCCAGGGAACAAACCGTGTATTATGCGAAGGCTTTTTCGAAAGACTTACCAAGAG CTGTGGAAATTCTTGCTGACATAATTCAGAACAGTACCCTGGGAGAAGCAGAGATTGAGCGTGAGCGGGGAGTTATACTTCGAGAGATGCAAGAGGTTGAAACCAATTTACAAGAAGTTGTCTTTGATTACCTTCATGCTACAGCATATCAGAAGACAGCCCTAGGACGGACAATTTTAGGACCCACTGAAAACATCAA ATCCATAAACCGTAATGACTTGGTGGAGTACATAACAACACATTACAAAGGACCCAGAATggtcctggctgctgctggag GGGTCTCTCATGATGAGCTACTTGACCTGGCAAAGTGCCATTTTGGTAACTTGCCATCTGCTCCAGAAGGAGGACTGCCACCCCTGCCACCTTGTAGCTTCACTGGTAGTGAG ATTCGTATAAGAGATGATAAGATGCCCTTGGCACACATTGCGATAGCTGTTGAAGCAGCAGGCTGGTCGCACCCAGATACAATCCCACTTATGGTAGCAAATACTCTGATAGGTAACTGGGATCGTTCCTTTGGAGGAGGTGTG CAGAATTTATCCAGTAAACTTGCTCAGATTGCCTGCCATGGTAACCTGTGTCACAGTTTCCAGTCCTTCAACACCTGCTACACTGATACAGGGCTGTGGGGACTCTATATGGTCTGTGAGCCATCCACTATACAGGACATGGTGCACTTTGTTCAGAGAGAATG GATAAGACTTTGCACAAGtgttacagaaaatgaagtagCTCGAGCGAAAAATCTTCTAAAGACAAATATGCTGCTACAACTTGATG GGTCCACACCAATCTGTGAAGACATTGGAAGACAAATGCTGTGTTACAAGCGCCGAATCCCAATTCCAGAACTTGAGGCAAGAATTGAA GCTATTGATGCCCAGACTATTAGAGAAGTTTGCACAAAGTACATCTATGATAAGCATCCAGCAGTTGCTGCCGTGG GTCCAATTGAACAACTTCCAGAGTATAACAAAATCTGCAGTGGCATGTATTGGCTTC GTTCAACCTGTGTTTGGGACTTGCTGGAACTGCAAGTCTGA
- the PMPCB gene encoding mitochondrial-processing peptidase subunit beta isoform X1 yields MAASTAGLAARRLFLPWSARLVRASGSGDRCVHVGTGRLRASKAATEVILNVPETRVSPLENGLQVASEDSGLSTCTVGLWIDAGSRYENEKNNGTAHFLEHMAFKGTKKRSQLDLELEIENMGAHLNAYTSREQTVYYAKAFSKDLPRAVEILADIIQNSTLGEAEIERERGVILREMQEVETNLQEVVFDYLHATAYQKTALGRTILGPTENIKSINRNDLVEYITTHYKGPRMVLAAAGGVSHDELLDLAKCHFGNLPSAPEGGLPPLPPCSFTGSEIRIRDDKMPLAHIAIAVEAAGWSHPDTIPLMVANTLIGNWDRSFGGGVQNLSSKLAQIACHGNLCHSFQSFNTCYTDTGLWGLYMVCEPSTIQDMVHFVQREWIRLCTSVTENEVARAKNLLKTNMLLQLDGSTPICEDIGRQMLCYKRRIPIPELEARIEAIDAQTIREVCTKYIYDKHPAVAAVGPIEQLPEYNKICSGMYWLHLCSLFSSHSQKAVSLTLPVAQESKTTHL; encoded by the exons ATGGCTGCGTCTACAGCTGGCTTAGCGGCTCGGCGGCTTTTCCTGCCTTGGTCTGCTCGCCTTGTGCGAGCGTCCGGCTCGGGGGACCGG tGTGTGCATGTTGGAACAGGCAGGCTTAGAGCTTCCAAAGCAGCAACAGAAGTAATCTTAAATGTTCCTGAAACTAGGGTGAGTCCTTTGGAAAACGGCTTGCAAGTAGCTTCCGAAGACTCTGGACTCTCAACGTGCACA gTTGGACTTTGGATTGATGCTGGAAGCAggtatgaaaatgaaaagaacaatgGAACTGCTCACTTCCTTGAGCATATGGCTTTCAAG ggAACAAAAAAGAGATCTCAGTTAGACCTTGAACTAGAGATTGAGAACATGGGAGCTCATCTGAATGCATATACATCCAGGGAACAAACCGTGTATTATGCGAAGGCTTTTTCGAAAGACTTACCAAGAG CTGTGGAAATTCTTGCTGACATAATTCAGAACAGTACCCTGGGAGAAGCAGAGATTGAGCGTGAGCGGGGAGTTATACTTCGAGAGATGCAAGAGGTTGAAACCAATTTACAAGAAGTTGTCTTTGATTACCTTCATGCTACAGCATATCAGAAGACAGCCCTAGGACGGACAATTTTAGGACCCACTGAAAACATCAA ATCCATAAACCGTAATGACTTGGTGGAGTACATAACAACACATTACAAAGGACCCAGAATggtcctggctgctgctggag GGGTCTCTCATGATGAGCTACTTGACCTGGCAAAGTGCCATTTTGGTAACTTGCCATCTGCTCCAGAAGGAGGACTGCCACCCCTGCCACCTTGTAGCTTCACTGGTAGTGAG ATTCGTATAAGAGATGATAAGATGCCCTTGGCACACATTGCGATAGCTGTTGAAGCAGCAGGCTGGTCGCACCCAGATACAATCCCACTTATGGTAGCAAATACTCTGATAGGTAACTGGGATCGTTCCTTTGGAGGAGGTGTG CAGAATTTATCCAGTAAACTTGCTCAGATTGCCTGCCATGGTAACCTGTGTCACAGTTTCCAGTCCTTCAACACCTGCTACACTGATACAGGGCTGTGGGGACTCTATATGGTCTGTGAGCCATCCACTATACAGGACATGGTGCACTTTGTTCAGAGAGAATG GATAAGACTTTGCACAAGtgttacagaaaatgaagtagCTCGAGCGAAAAATCTTCTAAAGACAAATATGCTGCTACAACTTGATG GGTCCACACCAATCTGTGAAGACATTGGAAGACAAATGCTGTGTTACAAGCGCCGAATCCCAATTCCAGAACTTGAGGCAAGAATTGAA GCTATTGATGCCCAGACTATTAGAGAAGTTTGCACAAAGTACATCTATGATAAGCATCCAGCAGTTGCTGCCGTGG GTCCAATTGAACAACTTCCAGAGTATAACAAAATCTGCAGTGGCATGTATTGGCTTC atctgTGCTCCTTGTTTTCATCTCATTCTCAAAAGGCTGTCAGTCTTACACTGCCTGTTGCACAGGAATCGAAGACAACACATCTTTAA
- the PMPCB gene encoding mitochondrial-processing peptidase subunit beta isoform X2 — translation MAASTAGLAARRLFLPWSARLVRASGSGDRCVHVGTGRLRASKAATEVILNVPETRVSPLENGLQVASEDSGLSTCTVGLWIDAGSRYENEKNNGTAHFLEHMAFKGTKKRSQLDLELEIENMGAHLNAYTSREQTVYYAKAFSKDLPRAVEILADIIQNSTLGEAEIERERGVILREMQEVETNLQEVVFDYLHATAYQKTALGRTILGPTENIKSINRNDLVEYITTHYKGPRMVLAAAGGVSHDELLDLAKCHFGNLPSAPEGGLPPLPPCSFTGSEIRIRDDKMPLAHIAIAVEAAGWSHPDTIPLMVANTLIGNWDRSFGGGVNLSSKLAQIACHGNLCHSFQSFNTCYTDTGLWGLYMVCEPSTIQDMVHFVQREWIRLCTSVTENEVARAKNLLKTNMLLQLDGSTPICEDIGRQMLCYKRRIPIPELEARIEAIDAQTIREVCTKYIYDKHPAVAAVGPIEQLPEYNKICSGMYWLHLCSLFSSHSQKAVSLTLPVAQESKTTHL, via the exons ATGGCTGCGTCTACAGCTGGCTTAGCGGCTCGGCGGCTTTTCCTGCCTTGGTCTGCTCGCCTTGTGCGAGCGTCCGGCTCGGGGGACCGG tGTGTGCATGTTGGAACAGGCAGGCTTAGAGCTTCCAAAGCAGCAACAGAAGTAATCTTAAATGTTCCTGAAACTAGGGTGAGTCCTTTGGAAAACGGCTTGCAAGTAGCTTCCGAAGACTCTGGACTCTCAACGTGCACA gTTGGACTTTGGATTGATGCTGGAAGCAggtatgaaaatgaaaagaacaatgGAACTGCTCACTTCCTTGAGCATATGGCTTTCAAG ggAACAAAAAAGAGATCTCAGTTAGACCTTGAACTAGAGATTGAGAACATGGGAGCTCATCTGAATGCATATACATCCAGGGAACAAACCGTGTATTATGCGAAGGCTTTTTCGAAAGACTTACCAAGAG CTGTGGAAATTCTTGCTGACATAATTCAGAACAGTACCCTGGGAGAAGCAGAGATTGAGCGTGAGCGGGGAGTTATACTTCGAGAGATGCAAGAGGTTGAAACCAATTTACAAGAAGTTGTCTTTGATTACCTTCATGCTACAGCATATCAGAAGACAGCCCTAGGACGGACAATTTTAGGACCCACTGAAAACATCAA ATCCATAAACCGTAATGACTTGGTGGAGTACATAACAACACATTACAAAGGACCCAGAATggtcctggctgctgctggag GGGTCTCTCATGATGAGCTACTTGACCTGGCAAAGTGCCATTTTGGTAACTTGCCATCTGCTCCAGAAGGAGGACTGCCACCCCTGCCACCTTGTAGCTTCACTGGTAGTGAG ATTCGTATAAGAGATGATAAGATGCCCTTGGCACACATTGCGATAGCTGTTGAAGCAGCAGGCTGGTCGCACCCAGATACAATCCCACTTATGGTAGCAAATACTCTGATAGGTAACTGGGATCGTTCCTTTGGAGGAGGTGTG AATTTATCCAGTAAACTTGCTCAGATTGCCTGCCATGGTAACCTGTGTCACAGTTTCCAGTCCTTCAACACCTGCTACACTGATACAGGGCTGTGGGGACTCTATATGGTCTGTGAGCCATCCACTATACAGGACATGGTGCACTTTGTTCAGAGAGAATG GATAAGACTTTGCACAAGtgttacagaaaatgaagtagCTCGAGCGAAAAATCTTCTAAAGACAAATATGCTGCTACAACTTGATG GGTCCACACCAATCTGTGAAGACATTGGAAGACAAATGCTGTGTTACAAGCGCCGAATCCCAATTCCAGAACTTGAGGCAAGAATTGAA GCTATTGATGCCCAGACTATTAGAGAAGTTTGCACAAAGTACATCTATGATAAGCATCCAGCAGTTGCTGCCGTGG GTCCAATTGAACAACTTCCAGAGTATAACAAAATCTGCAGTGGCATGTATTGGCTTC atctgTGCTCCTTGTTTTCATCTCATTCTCAAAAGGCTGTCAGTCTTACACTGCCTGTTGCACAGGAATCGAAGACAACACATCTTTAA
- the DNAJC2 gene encoding dnaJ homolog subfamily C member 2 isoform X1, which translates to MLRGAQEGQLTAVTRALSAASVLCQVEPVGRWFEAFIKRRNINVSASFQELEDEKELSEESGDEELQLEEFPMLKTLDPKDWKNQDHYAVLGLGNIRYRATQKQIKAAHKSMVLKHHPDKRKAAGEQIGEGDNDYFTCITKAYEILSDPVKRRAFNSIDPTFDNSVPSKSEAKENFFEVFSPVFERNARWSNKKNVPKLGDMNSSFEEVDAFYSFWYNFDSWREFSYLDEEEKEKAECRDERRWIEKQNRAARALRKKEEMNRIRTLVDNAYSCDPRIKKFKEEEKAKKEAEKKAKVEAKRKEQEAKEKQRQAELEAARLAKEKEEEEVRQQALVAKKEKEIQKKAIKKERQKLRTTCKNWNYFSDNEADCVKMMEEVEKLCDRLELASLQCLNEALTSTTREGGKAAVVKQIEEINEQIRREKEEAEARMRQATKSSEKSSTGGGGGSKNWPEDDLQLLIKAVNLFPAGTNSRWEVIANYMNLHSATGIKRTAKDVINKAKSLQKLDPHQKDDINKKAFDKFKKEHGVVPQMDSAAPSERFEGSPLDSSPWTTEEQKLLEQALKTYPVNTPERWEKIAAAVPGRSKKDCMKRYKELVEMVKAKKAAQEQVMNATKVKK; encoded by the exons ATGCTGCGGGGGGCGCAGGAGGGGCAGCTCACGGCCGTCACCCGGGCGCTGTCGGCAG CATCAGTACTCTGTCAAGTGGAACCTGTGGGAAGATGGTTTGAAGCATTTATTAAGAGGAGAAACATAAATGTTTCTGCCTCTTTCCAGGAGCTAGAAGATGAGAAGGAACTGTCTGAAGAATCAGGGGATGAAGAATTGCAGCTTGAAGAATTTCCTATGTTAAAAACCCTTGATCCAAAGGACTGGAAG aaTCAAGACCATTATGCAGTCCTTGGGCTAGGAAATATACGATACAGGGCTACTCAGAAACAAATCAAAGCAGCTC ATAAATCCATGGTTTTGAAACATCATCCAGACAAGCGAAAAGCTGCTGGGGAACAGATAGGAGAAGGTGATAATGATTATTTTACATGCATAACTAAAG CTTACGAAATATTATCTGATCCTGTGAAACGACGAGCATTTAACAGCATAGATCCTACTTTTGATAATTCTGTACCTTCCAAAagtgaagcaaaagaaaacttctttgaagttttttcaccagtttttgaaagaaatgccaG GTGgtcaaataagaaaaatgttcctAAACTTGGGGACATGAACTCATCATTTGAAGAGGTAGATGCATTCTATTCATTTTG GTATAATTTTGATTCCTGGCGAGAGTTTTCTTATTtagatgaagaggaaaaagaaaaagcagaatg TCGAGATGAAAGGAGGTGGattgaaaagcagaacagagctgctagagcactgagaaaaaaagaagaaatgaacagAATCAGGACACTTGTTG ACAATGCATACAGCTGTGATCCCAGGATAAAGAAAtttaaggaggaagaaaaggcaaagaaagaagcagagaagaaagcaaaggtaGAAGCAAAACGAAAAGaacaggaagcaaaagaaaaa CAAAGACAAGCAGAATTAGAAGCAGCACGgttagcaaaagaaaaggaggaagaagaagttAGGCAACAAGCATTAgtagcaaaaaaggaaaaagagatacagaaaaaagcaatcaagaaagaaaggcaaaaactGAGAACAACATGCAag AACTGGAATTACTTTTCTGATAATGAGGCAGATTGTGTTAAAATGATGGAGGAGGTGGAAAAGCTTTGTGATCGTCTTGAGCTAGCAAG tctgCAATGCTTGAATGAAGCACTTACATCCACAacaagggaaggaggaaaggcgGCTGTAGTAAAACAG atagaagaaataaatgaacaaataaggcgagagaaagaagaggcagaagcTCGTATGCGCCAAGCAACAAAGAGTTCAGAAAAGTCATCCACTGGTGGTGGAGGGGGAAGCAAAAATTGGCCAGAAGATGATTTACAGTTGTTAATTAAAGCTGTGAACCTCTTCCCAGCAGGGACTAACTCGAG GTGGGAAGTTATTGCTAATTACATGAACTTGCACTCTGCTACTGGAATAAAACGAACAGCAAAAGATGTCATTAATAAAGCAAAGAGCCTCCAAAAGCTTG ACCCTCATCAAAAAGATGATATAAACAAGAAAGCATTtgacaaatttaaaaaagaacatggTGTGGTGCCTCAGATGGACAGTGCTGCCCCTTCAGAACGATTTGAAG gATCACCTTTAGATTCATCCCCTTGGActacagaagaacaaaagcttTTAGAACAAGCACTGAAGACATATCCAGTAAATACTCCCGAAAGATGGGAGAAAATAGCAGCAGCTGTTCCGGGCCGGTCAAAAAAAGACTGCATGAAGCGATATAAG GAACTCGTTGAAATGGTCAAGGCGAAGAAAGCTGCTCAAGAACAAGTGATGAATGCTACTAAAGTCAAGAAATGA
- the DNAJC2 gene encoding dnaJ homolog subfamily C member 2 isoform X2, protein MLKTLDPKDWKNQDHYAVLGLGNIRYRATQKQIKAAHKSMVLKHHPDKRKAAGEQIGEGDNDYFTCITKAYEILSDPVKRRAFNSIDPTFDNSVPSKSEAKENFFEVFSPVFERNARWSNKKNVPKLGDMNSSFEEVDAFYSFWYNFDSWREFSYLDEEEKEKAECRDERRWIEKQNRAARALRKKEEMNRIRTLVDNAYSCDPRIKKFKEEEKAKKEAEKKAKVEAKRKEQEAKEKQRQAELEAARLAKEKEEEEVRQQALVAKKEKEIQKKAIKKERQKLRTTCKNWNYFSDNEADCVKMMEEVEKLCDRLELASLQCLNEALTSTTREGGKAAVVKQIEEINEQIRREKEEAEARMRQATKSSEKSSTGGGGGSKNWPEDDLQLLIKAVNLFPAGTNSRWEVIANYMNLHSATGIKRTAKDVINKAKSLQKLDPHQKDDINKKAFDKFKKEHGVVPQMDSAAPSERFEGSPLDSSPWTTEEQKLLEQALKTYPVNTPERWEKIAAAVPGRSKKDCMKRYKELVEMVKAKKAAQEQVMNATKVKK, encoded by the exons ATGTTAAAAACCCTTGATCCAAAGGACTGGAAG aaTCAAGACCATTATGCAGTCCTTGGGCTAGGAAATATACGATACAGGGCTACTCAGAAACAAATCAAAGCAGCTC ATAAATCCATGGTTTTGAAACATCATCCAGACAAGCGAAAAGCTGCTGGGGAACAGATAGGAGAAGGTGATAATGATTATTTTACATGCATAACTAAAG CTTACGAAATATTATCTGATCCTGTGAAACGACGAGCATTTAACAGCATAGATCCTACTTTTGATAATTCTGTACCTTCCAAAagtgaagcaaaagaaaacttctttgaagttttttcaccagtttttgaaagaaatgccaG GTGgtcaaataagaaaaatgttcctAAACTTGGGGACATGAACTCATCATTTGAAGAGGTAGATGCATTCTATTCATTTTG GTATAATTTTGATTCCTGGCGAGAGTTTTCTTATTtagatgaagaggaaaaagaaaaagcagaatg TCGAGATGAAAGGAGGTGGattgaaaagcagaacagagctgctagagcactgagaaaaaaagaagaaatgaacagAATCAGGACACTTGTTG ACAATGCATACAGCTGTGATCCCAGGATAAAGAAAtttaaggaggaagaaaaggcaaagaaagaagcagagaagaaagcaaaggtaGAAGCAAAACGAAAAGaacaggaagcaaaagaaaaa CAAAGACAAGCAGAATTAGAAGCAGCACGgttagcaaaagaaaaggaggaagaagaagttAGGCAACAAGCATTAgtagcaaaaaaggaaaaagagatacagaaaaaagcaatcaagaaagaaaggcaaaaactGAGAACAACATGCAag AACTGGAATTACTTTTCTGATAATGAGGCAGATTGTGTTAAAATGATGGAGGAGGTGGAAAAGCTTTGTGATCGTCTTGAGCTAGCAAG tctgCAATGCTTGAATGAAGCACTTACATCCACAacaagggaaggaggaaaggcgGCTGTAGTAAAACAG atagaagaaataaatgaacaaataaggcgagagaaagaagaggcagaagcTCGTATGCGCCAAGCAACAAAGAGTTCAGAAAAGTCATCCACTGGTGGTGGAGGGGGAAGCAAAAATTGGCCAGAAGATGATTTACAGTTGTTAATTAAAGCTGTGAACCTCTTCCCAGCAGGGACTAACTCGAG GTGGGAAGTTATTGCTAATTACATGAACTTGCACTCTGCTACTGGAATAAAACGAACAGCAAAAGATGTCATTAATAAAGCAAAGAGCCTCCAAAAGCTTG ACCCTCATCAAAAAGATGATATAAACAAGAAAGCATTtgacaaatttaaaaaagaacatggTGTGGTGCCTCAGATGGACAGTGCTGCCCCTTCAGAACGATTTGAAG gATCACCTTTAGATTCATCCCCTTGGActacagaagaacaaaagcttTTAGAACAAGCACTGAAGACATATCCAGTAAATACTCCCGAAAGATGGGAGAAAATAGCAGCAGCTGTTCCGGGCCGGTCAAAAAAAGACTGCATGAAGCGATATAAG GAACTCGTTGAAATGGTCAAGGCGAAGAAAGCTGCTCAAGAACAAGTGATGAATGCTACTAAAGTCAAGAAATGA
- the PSMC2 gene encoding 26S proteasome regulatory subunit 7, with product MPDYLGADQRKTKEEEKEDKPIRALDEGDIALLKTYGQSTYSRQIKQVEDDIQQLLKKINELTGIKESDTGLAPPALWDLAADKQTLQSEQPLQVARCTKIINADSEDPKYIINVKQFAKFVVDLSDQVAPTDIEEGMRVGVDRNKYQIHIPLPPKIDPTVTMMQVEEKPDVTYSDVGGCKEQIEKLREVVETPLLHPERFVNLGIEPPKGVLLFGPPGTGKTLCARAVANRTDACFIRVIGSELVQKYVGEGARMVRELFEMARTKKACLIFFDEIDAIGGARFDDGAGGDNEVQRTMLELINQLDGFDPRGNIKVLMATNRPDTLDPALMRPGRLDRKIEFSLPDLEGRTHIFKIHARSMSVERDIRFELLARLCPNSTGAEIRSVCTEAGMFAIRARRKIATEKDFLEAVNKVIKSYAKFSATPRYMTYN from the exons ATGCCGGACTACCTGGGCGCCGACCAGAGGAAGaccaaggaggaggagaaagaggataAGCCCATCCGCG CTCTGGATGAAGGAGATATTGCCTTGCTGAAAACATAT GGCCAGAGCACATACTCAAGGCAGATCAAGCAAGTAGAAGATGATATTCAACAACTACTTAAGAAAATCAATGAGCTCACTG GAATCAAGGAATCCGACACTGGCCTGGCTCCTCCTGCCCTTTGGGATCTGGCGGCAGATAAGCAAACTCTCCAAAGTGAGCAACCATTACAAGTTGCAAG ATGTACAAAGATAATCAACGCAGACTCCGAGGATCCCAAGTACATTATCAATGTCAAGCAGTTTGCCAAATTTGTGGTGGATCTCAGTGACCAGGTGGCACCTACTGACATAGAAGAAGGCATGAGAGTTGG GGTGGACAGAAACAAGTATCAAATCCATATCCCCTTGCCTCCAAAGATTGATCCCACAGTCACCATGATGCAA GTAGAAGAAAAACCAGATGTCACTTACAGTGATGTTGGTGGTTGTAAAGAGCAGATTGAGAAGCTGAGAGAGGTGGTTGAAACCCCTCTGCTTCAC CCTGAAAGATTTGTTAACCTTGGAATTGAGCCTCCAAAAGGAGTACTTTTGTTTGGGCCACCTGGTACAGGCAAAACACTTTGTGCCCGGGCTGTTGCTAACAGAACTGATGCCTGCTTCATCAGAGTAATTGGATCTGAATTGGTGCAGAAGTATGTGGGAGAG GGAGCTCGAATGGTTCGTGAACTCTTTGAAATGGCCAGAACTAAAAAAGCTTGTCTTATATTCTTTGATGAAATTGATGCCATTGGAG GTGCTCGTTTTGatgatggggctgggggtgacAACGAAGTGCAACGTACTATGCTGGAGCTGATCAACCAGTTGGATGGTTTTGACCCACGAGGCAACATCAAAGTGCTGATGGCTACAAACAGACCCGATACTCTGGATCCAGCCCTAATGAGGCCCGGCAGGTTGGACAGGAAGATAGAGTTTAGCTTGCCTGATCTTGAG GGGCGAACTCACATATTCAAGATACATGCTCGTTCCATGAGTGTTGAAAGAGACATAAGATTTGAGCTGTTGGCTCGGCTGTGTCCTAATAGCACAG gtgctgAGATTCGCAGTGTCTGCACAGAGGCAGGCATGTTTGCTATCCGAGCACGTCGAAAAATCGCAACAGAGAAAGACTTCTTAGAAGCAGTGAACAAAGTCATTAAATCGTATGCGAAATTCAGTGCTACCCCCCGCTACATGACCTACAACTAA